The sequence CGCGTCCGCCGCCCGCTGATCCGCGACGACGGCCGCCTGCTCATCGTCGCCGCCGACCACCCCGCCCGCGGCGCCCTCGGCGTCGGCGACGACCCGATGGCCCTCGCCGACCGCTACGAGCTGCTCGCGGGCCTCGCCACCGCCCTCACGCGCGACGGCGTCGACGGCGTGCTCGGCACCCCCGACATCGTCGACGACCTCGCGCTCCTCGGCCTGCTCGACGACAAGGTGGTCGTCGGATCCATGAACCGCGGGGGCCTCCGCGGCGCCGCCTTCGAGATGGACGACCGCTTCACCGCCTACGACGTGGCGGGGATCGTGCGCGACGGCCTCGACTTCGCGAAGACGCTCGTGCGGATCAACCTCGCCGACGCCGGCACCGCCGCGACCCTCGAGGCCAACGCCCGCGCGGTCGACGACGCCGTGCGGGCCGGCCTGCCGATCATGCTCGAGCCCTTCATGAGCGCATGGCAGGAGGGCCGGATCGTCAACGACCTCACGCCCGACGCCGTCATCACCTCGATCGCCGTCGCATCGGGGCTCGGCTCGTCCTCCGCCCGCACGTGGATGAAGCTGCCCGTCGTCGACGACATGGCCCGCGTCATGGCCGGCACCACCCTGCCCACGCTGCTGCTCGGCGGGGATCCGCAGGGCGCGAGCGCGGACACCTGGGCCGGCTGGGAGCACGCCCTCGACCTGCCGGGCGTGCGCGGCCTCGTCGTCGGCCGCACCCTGATCCACCCCGCCGACGGCGACGTCGCCCGCGCGGTCGACCAGGCCGTCGACCTCGTGCACGGCCGCGCCCGCCC is a genomic window of Clavibacter capsici containing:
- a CDS encoding class I fructose-bisphosphate aldolase yields the protein MTAVDASRAPAEALRAGDLPGAFQALRDLRATDPAAVARALAGRVRRPLIRDDGRLLIVAADHPARGALGVGDDPMALADRYELLAGLATALTRDGVDGVLGTPDIVDDLALLGLLDDKVVVGSMNRGGLRGAAFEMDDRFTAYDVAGIVRDGLDFAKTLVRINLADAGTAATLEANARAVDDAVRAGLPIMLEPFMSAWQEGRIVNDLTPDAVITSIAVASGLGSSSARTWMKLPVVDDMARVMAGTTLPTLLLGGDPQGASADTWAGWEHALDLPGVRGLVVGRTLIHPADGDVARAVDQAVDLVHGRARP